From Kineosporia succinea, the proteins below share one genomic window:
- a CDS encoding dimethylarginine dimethylaminohydrolase family protein, translated as MNTELLMCDTAHFRVDYEINPYMHREVQPDPQAVLTEHAAIVAAHLGAGRKVEHLPSAPECPDMTFTANVAVVRGRRAVLGRPPRERAAEIPYAEEWLRASGYDIVPAPYAFSGQGDALAVGDLLLAGHGQRTDRRMLPVLEAELGCAVVPLQTSGPRWYDLDLAIGVVDAQTVAYCPEALDTPSADRLRGLGLDLIEVSLEEADRFALNLVSDGRTVTMAQGAPRLAGILRERGLRVVELATTELAKGGGGVRCTALTLA; from the coding sequence GTGAACACCGAACTCCTGATGTGTGACACGGCCCACTTCCGGGTCGACTACGAGATCAACCCGTACATGCACCGCGAGGTCCAGCCCGACCCGCAGGCCGTGCTGACGGAACACGCGGCCATCGTGGCGGCGCACCTCGGGGCGGGCCGCAAGGTGGAGCACCTGCCGTCCGCCCCCGAGTGCCCGGACATGACGTTCACCGCGAACGTGGCCGTGGTGCGAGGCCGCCGGGCGGTGCTCGGCCGGCCCCCGCGTGAGCGGGCGGCCGAGATCCCCTACGCCGAGGAGTGGTTACGCGCGAGCGGCTACGACATCGTCCCGGCGCCCTACGCCTTCAGCGGGCAGGGTGACGCGCTGGCGGTGGGTGACCTGCTGCTGGCCGGCCACGGGCAGCGCACCGACCGGCGGATGCTGCCGGTGCTGGAGGCCGAGCTGGGATGCGCGGTGGTACCCCTGCAGACCTCCGGGCCCCGCTGGTACGACCTCGATCTGGCCATCGGTGTGGTGGACGCGCAGACCGTGGCCTACTGCCCGGAGGCGCTGGACACCCCCAGCGCCGACCGGCTACGGGGCCTCGGGCTGGACCTGATCGAGGTGTCGCTCGAGGAGGCGGACCGGTTCGCGCTGAACCTCGTGAGCGACGGCCGCACGGTGACCATGGCGCAGGGGGCGCCTCGTCTGGCCGGGATCCTGCGTGAGCGGGGTCTGCGGGTGGTGGAGCTCGCCACCACCGAACTGGCCAAGGGCGGCGGGGGCGTGCGCTGTACGGCGCTGACCCTGGCCTAG
- a CDS encoding FAD-binding oxidoreductase, translated as MTHPLEGLVAGRVRRPGDDGFEERTVSVNERFRDVRPEAVLSVTGPDDVSAAIGWAREHGVPFVARGGGHSYAGRSVNRGLVLDLGGLDQIRVDVRTNRVTVGGGTRQGALYAAMVEHDLLLPLGNSDDVGIGGLTLGGGVSVVSRAIGLTCDNLVSTDLVLADGSTVTCSEDENEDLFWACRGGGGGNFGVNTSFTFQARPAPPMSTCLLLWDWDRAVDVLAVMQEVMRVAPREFSARIGISRASGRDGVVSVIGQHLGPAAELRRLLAPAMTAARPRHVDIADQEYADAVEYLRHESAGGAFAVRTRATPEPLSEEGLRTLVRALEKWPGGTNPDGAGAALFAWGGAIGDVPVRDSAFPHREVQFLLSLDTSWLPGESPEAVRANLDWLKELHEETGQFAPDASYLNFADPDLDDWRTAYYGPNAARLSEIKRRWDPDRVFAGDQVP; from the coding sequence ATGACCCACCCGCTGGAGGGGCTCGTCGCGGGGCGGGTACGCCGCCCCGGTGACGACGGCTTCGAGGAGCGGACGGTCTCGGTCAACGAGCGATTCCGCGACGTCCGGCCCGAGGCGGTGCTCTCCGTCACCGGGCCGGACGACGTGAGCGCCGCCATCGGCTGGGCCCGGGAGCACGGCGTGCCGTTCGTGGCCCGGGGCGGAGGTCACAGCTACGCGGGCCGCTCGGTCAACCGCGGTCTGGTGCTGGACCTCGGCGGCCTCGACCAGATCCGGGTCGATGTGAGGACGAACCGGGTCACGGTCGGTGGGGGCACTCGCCAGGGTGCTCTGTACGCGGCCATGGTCGAGCACGATCTGCTGCTCCCGCTGGGCAACTCCGACGACGTCGGGATCGGCGGGCTGACGCTCGGGGGCGGCGTCTCGGTGGTGTCCCGGGCCATCGGCCTGACCTGCGACAACCTGGTGTCGACCGACCTGGTGCTGGCCGACGGCAGCACCGTGACCTGCAGTGAGGACGAGAACGAGGACCTCTTCTGGGCCTGCCGGGGAGGAGGCGGAGGCAACTTCGGCGTCAACACGTCCTTCACCTTCCAGGCCCGGCCGGCTCCGCCGATGTCGACGTGCCTGCTGCTGTGGGACTGGGACCGGGCCGTCGACGTCCTGGCCGTGATGCAGGAGGTGATGCGGGTCGCGCCGCGGGAGTTCTCGGCCCGCATCGGGATCAGCCGCGCCTCCGGCCGGGACGGTGTGGTCTCGGTGATCGGTCAGCACCTCGGCCCGGCCGCCGAGCTGCGCCGGCTGCTGGCCCCGGCGATGACCGCGGCCCGCCCGCGGCACGTGGACATCGCCGACCAGGAGTACGCCGACGCGGTGGAGTACCTCCGGCACGAGAGCGCGGGTGGTGCCTTCGCGGTGCGCACCCGGGCGACACCGGAGCCGCTGTCCGAGGAGGGCCTGCGAACACTCGTCCGTGCTCTCGAGAAGTGGCCCGGGGGCACGAATCCGGACGGGGCCGGGGCCGCCCTGTTCGCCTGGGGCGGCGCGATCGGCGACGTCCCGGTGCGGGACAGTGCCTTCCCGCACCGCGAGGTTCAGTTCCTGCTCTCGCTCGACACCTCCTGGCTGCCGGGCGAGTCACCGGAAGCGGTGCGGGCGAACCTGGACTGGCTGAAGGAGCTGCACGAGGAGACCGGCCAGTTCGCCCCGGACGCGTCGTACCTCAACTTCGCCGACCCCGACCTCGACGACTGGCGCACGGCGTACTACGGCCCGAATGCCGCACGCCTGTCCGAGATCAAACGCCGCTGGGACCCCGACCGGGTGTTCGCCGGCGACCAGGTGCCCTGA
- a CDS encoding peptide ABC transporter substrate-binding protein: protein MSPSSVISYHGTEPENALIPGHTTESGGVKVIGALFRGLVSYDPLDAHPRNAVAQSITTEDSRVFTITLKPGWTFHDGTPVTAGSFVDAWNYTAFGPNRMQASTFLAHIDGFAEVSAPDATQAELTGLRVVDDLTFVVTLAEPFAEFPVTLGCGAFFPLPRVFFDDREAFEAHPVGNGAFQFVSRETEKYIRLERYEGYAGDDRPEIDGVEFRIYADLGTAYHDVVAGDLDYLDVTPFWALDGDRYQRELPGRTHDRTYLGIQTVSFPLYDSRYADRRVRQAISMSIDRVRLIDRIFSGHQVPADGLVPPAVSGRADDQGGELCRYSPERARELFRDSGFTGEIVLTSNVDSPNGPWMEEVCASISETLGVPCRFEPIPTLGEFRRKLNAQEVTAVFRSGWIADYPSIENFLSPMFRTGATDNVGRYSSAAVDRLLTAADTAPSQEQAWDFYQQAERAILDDMPVVPVWYQSTLSAWSPRLRDVQPNPFRELDLYSVRVAPAGGEGER from the coding sequence GTGTCACCCAGCTCAGTCATCAGTTACCACGGCACCGAACCGGAGAACGCCCTGATCCCCGGGCACACCACGGAGTCCGGCGGGGTCAAGGTGATCGGCGCGCTGTTCCGGGGCCTGGTCTCCTACGACCCCCTGGACGCACACCCGAGAAACGCCGTGGCCCAGTCGATCACGACCGAGGACTCCCGCGTCTTCACGATCACCCTGAAGCCGGGCTGGACCTTCCACGACGGCACCCCGGTGACCGCCGGCAGCTTCGTGGACGCCTGGAACTACACCGCATTCGGTCCGAACCGCATGCAGGCGTCCACCTTTCTGGCCCACATCGACGGTTTCGCCGAGGTCAGCGCGCCCGACGCGACGCAGGCGGAGCTGACTGGGCTCCGGGTGGTCGACGACCTCACCTTCGTGGTCACCCTGGCCGAGCCGTTCGCCGAGTTCCCGGTCACGCTCGGCTGCGGGGCGTTCTTCCCCCTGCCGCGGGTCTTCTTCGACGACCGGGAGGCCTTCGAGGCCCACCCGGTCGGCAACGGTGCCTTCCAGTTCGTCAGCCGGGAGACCGAGAAGTACATCCGCCTGGAACGTTACGAGGGCTACGCCGGGGACGACCGGCCGGAGATCGACGGGGTCGAGTTCCGGATCTACGCCGACCTGGGCACCGCTTACCACGACGTGGTGGCCGGGGATCTGGATTATCTGGACGTCACCCCGTTCTGGGCCCTCGACGGTGACCGGTACCAGCGGGAGCTGCCCGGGCGCACGCACGACCGCACCTATCTCGGCATCCAGACGGTCTCCTTCCCGCTCTACGACAGTCGGTACGCGGATCGTCGTGTGCGGCAGGCGATCTCGATGTCCATCGACCGGGTCCGGCTGATCGACCGGATCTTCTCCGGTCACCAGGTGCCGGCCGACGGCCTGGTGCCGCCCGCGGTCTCCGGACGCGCGGACGACCAGGGGGGCGAGCTTTGCCGGTACTCGCCCGAGCGGGCGCGGGAGCTGTTCCGGGACAGTGGGTTCACCGGTGAGATCGTGCTCACCTCGAACGTCGACTCGCCCAACGGCCCGTGGATGGAGGAGGTCTGCGCCTCCATCTCGGAGACCCTGGGCGTGCCGTGCCGGTTCGAGCCGATCCCGACCCTCGGCGAGTTCCGGCGCAAGCTGAACGCCCAGGAGGTGACCGCGGTGTTCCGCTCCGGCTGGATCGCCGACTACCCCTCGATCGAGAATTTCCTCAGCCCGATGTTCCGCACCGGGGCCACGGACAACGTCGGCCGGTACAGCAGCGCCGCCGTCGACCGGCTGCTGACAGCGGCCGACACCGCACCCAGCCAGGAGCAGGCCTGGGACTTCTACCAGCAGGCCGAGCGGGCCATTCTGGACGACATGCCGGTGGTCCCGGTCTGGTACCAGAGCACTCTCTCGGCCTGGTCACCGCGCTTGCGCGACGTGCAGCCCAACCCGTTCCGGGAACTCGATCTCTACAGCGTGCGGGTCGCCCCGGCCGGTGGGGAGGGCGAGCGGTGA
- a CDS encoding NAD(P)/FAD-dependent oxidoreductase: MPTRTPTRAPATSLSRRVVIVGAGVTGLITAVRCVLEGYQVTLLDRGPIPHPASSSFDQHRAVRALDLRDPRGSREASSLHEQWTRLETLLCGTAPGAGFYRRVGVVSAWPAQEAERAPIIAAAAGIGVEVVEPQRYPHIRFPRGSRGVLEPYAGVLLADRVLSSAARWLAGRPEVRLRPWSSVDAVDTDEAAVVLADGSVERGDLVLVAGGPWSGALVDPPTVLYRQTVVFLRPPPDLRRWWDCAPSAGRIGADGRAWLMPSGDGTLLKVSTDVACREVPSPDHVEENDEIYWSQRILDSGMVTDGHRYRVTAVKHCHYAVDALSGGAHLARVGPAVWARSASGGDGFRTAPAIADQIVAALRPPRRGSHCSTGRTAS; encoded by the coding sequence ATGCCCACGCGGACTCCGACCCGGGCCCCGGCGACGTCCCTCTCGCGCCGGGTGGTGATCGTCGGCGCGGGCGTCACCGGGCTGATCACCGCGGTCCGGTGCGTGCTCGAGGGGTACCAGGTGACGCTGCTGGACCGCGGGCCGATCCCGCACCCCGCGTCCAGTTCCTTCGACCAGCACCGGGCGGTGAGGGCACTCGACCTGCGTGACCCGCGGGGCAGCCGGGAGGCCTCGTCACTGCACGAGCAATGGACGCGTCTGGAGACGCTGCTGTGCGGCACGGCTCCGGGGGCGGGCTTCTACCGTCGGGTCGGCGTGGTGAGCGCCTGGCCGGCCCAGGAGGCCGAACGGGCTCCGATCATCGCGGCGGCGGCCGGGATCGGGGTGGAAGTGGTTGAACCGCAACGCTATCCGCACATTCGATTTCCCCGGGGCAGTCGTGGCGTGCTGGAACCGTACGCCGGGGTGCTCCTGGCCGACCGCGTGCTCTCGTCGGCGGCCCGCTGGCTGGCGGGGCGGCCCGAGGTGCGGCTGCGGCCGTGGTCGTCGGTGGACGCGGTGGACACCGACGAGGCGGCGGTCGTGCTGGCCGACGGCAGCGTCGAACGCGGGGACCTGGTGCTCGTCGCCGGTGGCCCGTGGTCGGGGGCGCTGGTCGATCCACCCACCGTCCTCTACCGCCAGACCGTGGTCTTCCTCCGTCCTCCACCCGACCTGCGGCGGTGGTGGGACTGTGCGCCCAGCGCCGGGCGGATCGGGGCGGACGGGCGCGCCTGGCTGATGCCCTCCGGCGACGGCACGTTGCTGAAGGTCAGCACCGATGTCGCCTGCCGCGAGGTGCCCAGTCCCGATCATGTCGAGGAGAACGACGAAATATACTGGAGTCAGCGGATTCTGGACTCCGGAATGGTCACGGACGGGCACCGCTACCGGGTGACCGCCGTGAAGCACTGTCACTACGCGGTCGACGCGCTCAGCGGTGGCGCCCACCTCGCGCGGGTCGGTCCCGCGGTCTGGGCCCGTTCCGCCAGCGGTGGGGACGGGTTCCGCACCGCCCCCGCGATCGCCGACCAGATCGTCGCCGCGCTGCGCCCGCCCCGGCGGGGATCCCACTGTTCAACCGGAAGGACGGCGTCATGA
- a CDS encoding flavin reductase family protein, with protein MQPDLRVLMRNFATGVCVATTFSDETDGRRHDAVTVNSLTSASLDPPLVSLYLRIGSVFLADLLAAKKWAVSILDHRDKEVAGLLAKDRQTRAGTLAALAASPGRATGALVFDAASWIECELWDSFDVGDHTLVVGRVVAMGEGPRAPALVFLHGRFHAISPSIAG; from the coding sequence ATGCAACCCGACCTACGAGTGCTCATGCGCAATTTCGCCACCGGCGTGTGCGTGGCCACCACCTTCAGCGACGAGACCGACGGCCGCCGGCACGATGCGGTCACGGTCAACTCGCTCACCTCGGCGTCGCTGGACCCGCCGCTGGTGTCGCTGTACCTGCGGATCGGCTCGGTGTTCCTGGCCGACCTGCTGGCCGCCAAGAAGTGGGCCGTCTCGATCCTCGACCACCGGGACAAGGAGGTCGCCGGCCTGCTGGCCAAGGACCGCCAGACCCGGGCGGGCACCCTGGCCGCGCTGGCGGCCAGCCCGGGAAGAGCCACCGGGGCCCTGGTGTTCGACGCCGCCAGCTGGATCGAGTGCGAGCTGTGGGACAGCTTCGACGTGGGTGACCACACCCTGGTCGTGGGCCGGGTGGTGGCCATGGGTGAGGGGCCGAGGGCGCCCGCGCTGGTCTTCCTGCACGGCCGCTTCCACGCCATCTCCCCGAGCATCGCCGGCTGA
- a CDS encoding ATP-grasp domain-containing protein gives MSTPRTALLVIGSGLKLYRDYLLSSAAARARKAGHELILINNLQPTWQHEYFAEITVINVFDHELLASTAREFAQRYRIVGVMCWDEPLVQPAAHLAAEFGVPGLSLPGVEGCRDKFSARTRLTAAGLLQPGFAFTADPAEAVAEATRIGYPVVVKPRALGASMGVVLARDEEELREAFRVADGASQIGDEPFRGGALVEEYATGPEISIDGAVHKGEYLPLFIARKTTGLPPYFEETGHVVDSADPLLEDQDLLNTLSRAHQVLGIESGITHSEVRLTERGPLIIEINGRVGGDLIPFLGRLATGIDSGEVLVDVSLGERPEFTRNRLGAVGIRFGYPDRDCLVRSVEVPTDTPGLVQASPMVEPGTTLRLPPGGYIARHSFVIVRGDDPEAVEQRLTEAAAAVVVIAEDVEPKDRNALLEMPAGVLDVDE, from the coding sequence ATGAGCACCCCCCGTACCGCGCTGCTGGTCATCGGCAGCGGTCTGAAGCTCTACCGCGACTACCTGCTCAGCTCGGCCGCCGCCCGGGCCCGCAAGGCCGGGCACGAGCTGATCCTGATCAACAACCTGCAGCCGACCTGGCAGCACGAGTACTTCGCCGAGATCACCGTGATCAACGTGTTCGACCACGAGCTGCTGGCCTCCACCGCCCGGGAGTTCGCCCAGCGCTACCGCATCGTCGGCGTGATGTGCTGGGACGAGCCGCTGGTGCAGCCGGCCGCTCATCTGGCCGCCGAGTTCGGGGTCCCGGGGCTGAGCCTGCCCGGGGTCGAGGGCTGTCGCGACAAGTTCAGCGCCCGCACCCGGCTGACCGCGGCCGGGCTGCTGCAGCCGGGTTTCGCGTTCACGGCCGACCCGGCCGAGGCCGTGGCCGAGGCGACCCGCATCGGCTACCCGGTGGTGGTGAAGCCCCGGGCGCTGGGCGCCAGCATGGGAGTGGTCCTGGCCCGCGACGAGGAGGAACTGCGCGAGGCCTTCCGGGTCGCCGACGGCGCCAGCCAGATCGGTGACGAGCCCTTCCGAGGCGGCGCCCTGGTCGAGGAGTACGCCACCGGGCCGGAGATCAGCATCGACGGTGCGGTGCACAAGGGTGAGTACCTGCCCCTGTTCATCGCGCGCAAGACCACCGGCCTGCCCCCGTACTTCGAGGAGACCGGCCACGTCGTCGACAGCGCCGACCCGCTGCTGGAAGACCAGGACCTGCTGAACACCCTGTCGCGGGCCCACCAGGTGCTCGGGATCGAGAGCGGCATCACCCATTCCGAGGTTCGCCTGACCGAGCGCGGCCCGCTGATCATCGAGATCAATGGCCGGGTCGGCGGTGACCTGATCCCGTTCCTGGGTCGTCTGGCCACCGGTATCGACTCCGGGGAGGTCCTGGTCGACGTCTCCCTGGGCGAGCGCCCGGAGTTCACCCGGAACCGGTTGGGCGCGGTCGGGATCCGTTTCGGTTACCCCGATCGCGACTGCCTGGTGCGCTCGGTCGAGGTGCCCACCGACACCCCCGGGCTCGTGCAGGCGTCCCCCATGGTCGAGCCCGGGACCACTCTGCGGCTGCCGCCGGGCGGCTACATCGCCCGGCACTCCTTCGTGATCGTGCGGGGGGACGACCCGGAGGCGGTCGAGCAGAGGCTCACCGAGGCCGCGGCCGCGGTGGTGGTGATCGCCGAGGACGTGGAGCCCAAGGACCGCAATGCGCTCCTGGAGATGCCGGCCGGGGTGCTGGACGTGGACGAGTGA